ACTCGACGCTCACGAGCGTCACGACGTCGTCGCCGTCCTGCACCGCGACGAACGCCGTGCATCCCGTCGTCTGCGCCAGCGCCGTGAGGTGGGGGAGCGCAGCGCCGCGCAGGTCGCGGTCGACGGACTGCGCGAGCACCGCGAGCTGCGCGCCGAGCTCGAGCCGGCCGCCCGCATTCCGCACCACGAGCCGGTGCGCCTCGAGCGTGCGCACGATGCGGTAGGCGATCGAGCGGTGCACGCCGAGCTCGTCGGCGAGCTGCTGGATGGTCAGCGGCGACTGCTCGGCGAGGATCTCGAGCGCGCGGATGCCGCGCGACAGGGTCTGGGCTCCTGCGAGCTGCTCGGCCACGAATCCTCCGTCGGTCGTCCTGCTCGAGCATAGGTCGCGACGTTCACATGGCGAACGTCGGCGCGTGGTCGTGTGGCGCCGCGTCGGCCTGCCGCCGAGTGGTCACTTTCGTGCGATGAGTGGTCACTTCC
The sequence above is a segment of the Agrococcus jejuensis genome. Coding sequences within it:
- a CDS encoding IclR family transcriptional regulator, coding for MAEQLAGAQTLSRGIRALEILAEQSPLTIQQLADELGVHRSIAYRIVRTLEAHRLVVRNAGGRLELGAQLAVLAQSVDRDLRGAALPHLTALAQTTGCTAFVAVQDGDDVVTLVSVESRGARASVAQRPGTRHPLALGAPGIALQTLLSAREWAALGHDDAMRAEVAIAAERGYATSTDEVVPGLSGVAAPIRHPLPPRAAVGVVTVGAADLDALGAASADAARAIAADLG